The following are from one region of the Osmia bicornis bicornis chromosome 8, iOsmBic2.1, whole genome shotgun sequence genome:
- the LOC123988067 gene encoding uncharacterized protein K02A2.6-like, with protein sequence MENFKPPMGLDLRENAANNLKSFKQRFELFITAISEREIKEQRKVAMLLNCIGNDALDVFNMFALQTENLTTKLIFEKFEEYVKPRVNIIIERHKFHSRRQEEGEPFDSFLTDLRKLAKNCDFEQQEESLIRDRIVIAVNDEGLQQRLLRDPNLTVEKVIESCRAAEMSKIQQKSLKVENTKTKEVSVNVIKKQNYRQGQVRSKASQQKKKEDSQQSYDCKKCGSHHKRASCPAFGKVCKKCGRVNHFAIGCLSTTSRPRSVNEVATKSNQFFVDSVNTELKKRVWIQQIKIGNNVISFKVDTGADCNIIPWSIFKSLEFSKQPHWIPTITTVVSYINDKCKSLGTAILHCSVDNKRFKVKFIIVDVESMPILGLNTCVKLKLIKKDDIDIRVCNTITEEINMSKQEFVAANEKIFRGLGSYPYKYEIKLKEHAVPVVSPCRRVPFSIKDKLKSTLDSLERAGIIKKVNYATDWVNNMVIVEKPNKTLRICLDSIQLNKSIKPEKFPIPTADELCNRLAGKEVYSVLDMKDGFHQVQLTEKSSEVCTFITPFGKYKYTRLPFGLSTAPEVFQRVNTIIFGDIEGVGIYFDDLIIAAKNEKDHDKIMQLVLERANKCNVRFNKNKLQYKTNEVKYLGFIFNKDGVKPDRSHVEAILKIKQPTNKKELLRILGMINFLSKFIPNVSQLTSCLRELIKKDVDWQWGPEHSEALDKIKHKIVEAPTLKLFDNKLPIVIQADASQHGLGACLLQCGRPVLFASRSLTDTEHRYPQIEKECLAVCFAVEKFHQFVYGHQVKVYTDHKPLVSIIKKNIHKVTPRLQRLMLKLTKYTIDLEYLPGKQMLIADLLSRSHLNKVETEVANNADNEIVHSLNTYVAMSQSRVEEFQKATANDTKLKQIINYSLNGWPQAKCKSADTHYWLLRNEITYHKGILFLNDNKILVPELLQSEMIRLAHKPHFGIEKTKKRLKQLFYWPKLTQDVINHISGCRVCEKYGRNNIKEPLIPHKIPSLPFEKVAVDYFEYAGKNYIAIIDYYSKWLEIIKTKGKTSKETSEALKRIFSVQGIPKTVVCDNMPFNSFEFQKFAKQWGCDIITSSPLYPKSNGLAEKAVGIAKSILRKVNEEGEDVHNALLEYRNMPLAGLKVSPAELLMSRKLRTKLPIATNLLKPKVQKVTIALRNKQQSQKMYYDRGARKRIKFKLDDKVVVRDKKECVIHMDNEYDSEEQPLSSSDNVTVRPFGVNEGRALVTTKSGRVVRKPSRLGIA encoded by the exons ATGGAAAATTTCAAGCCTCCTATGGGCTTAGACCTGCGAGAAAATGCAGCTAACAATCTAAAATCGTTTAAACAGAGGTTTGAATTGTTCATAACAGCGATCAGTgagagagaaataaaagaGCAACGGAAAGTGGCTATGCTATTGAACTGCATTGGGAACGATGCACTCGATGTATTTAATATGTTTGCTCTACAAACAGAAAATCTCACCACCAAATTGATATTTGAGAAATTCGAAGAATATGTTAAGCCAAGGgttaatattataatagaGAGACACAAGTTTCATTCACGACGACAAGAAGAAGGTGAACCATTTGATAGTTTCCTAACTGACTTAAGGAAACTAGCAAAGAATTGTGACTTTGAACAACAAGAAGAATCGCTCATAAGAGACAGAATCGTTATAGCTGTGAATGATGAAGGCCTACAACAACGTCTCTTAAGAGATCCAAACCTAACAGTAGAAAAGGTAATCGAGAGCTGCAGAGCAGCAGAAATGAGTAAAATACAGCAAAAGTCATTAAAAGTGGAAAACACAAAAACTAAGGAAGTCAGCGTGAACGTTATCAAAAAACAAAACTACAGACAAGGACAAGTAAGATCAAAGGCGAGTcaacaaaagaagaaagaagattCCCAGCAGTCTTACGATTGCAAGAAATGTGGAAGTCATCACAAAAGAGCAAGCTGCCCAGCGTTTGGAAAAGTTTGCAAAAAGTGTGGAAGAGTGAATCACTTTGCAATAGGATGCTTAAGCACCACGTCAAGACCCAGGAGTGTGAATGAGGTTGCAACGAAAAGTAATCAGTTTTTTGTGGATTCTGTAAACACAGAACTTAAAAAACGCGTTTGGATTCAGCAAATTAAGATAGGTAATAACGTCATAAGCTTTAAAGTAGATACAGGAGCTGATTGTAACATAATTCCATGGtcaatatttaaaagtttaGAATTTAGTAAACAGCCACACTGGATTCCTACAATAACTACTGTAGTGAGTTACATCAATGACAAATGTAAGTCGCTAGGGACAGCAATACTACATTGTAGTGTAGATAATAAGAGGTTTAAGGTTAAGTTCATTATAGTTGACGTTGAGAGCATGCCCATATTAGGATTAAATACATGCgttaaattaaagttaattaaGAAAGACGATATAGATataagggtttgtaacacaaTAACAGAAGAAATTAATATGTCAAAACAGGAGTTTGTAGCTGCTAATGAGAAAATATTTCGGGGATTAGGGTCCTATCCTTAcaagtatgaaataaaattaaaagagcACGCAGTGCCGGTGGTCAGCCCTTGCAGAAGAGTACCTTTCAGTATAAAggataaattaaaaagcaCTTTAGATAGTTTAGAAAGAGCAGGGATAATAAAAAAGGTGAACTATGCTACAGATTGGGTCAATAATATGGTCATAGTAGAAAAACCAAACAAAACATTAAGAATTTGTTTAGATTCAATACAACTAAATAAGAGCATAAAACCGGAAAAATTTCCGATACCCACGGCTGATGAATTGTGCAATAGGTTGGCAGGCAAAGAAGTTTATTCAGTGTTGGATATGAAAGACGGGTTTCATCAGGTACAACTAACAGAAAAGAGTTCGGAGGTATGTACCTTCATAACACCTTTTGGGAAATATAAGTATACAAGACTGCCATTTGGCTTGTCAACCGCGCCGGAGGTATTCCAAAGAGTGAACACTATAATATTTGGTGACATAGAAGGTGTAGGTATCTATTTTGATGACCTTATTATTGCTGCTAAGAATGAAAAAGATCATGACAAGATTATGCAGCTAGTTCTGGAAAGAGCTAATAAATGCAATGTTAGATTCAATAAGAATAAACTTCAATATAAGACTAACGAAGTTAAATATTTAgggtttatatttaataaagatGGAGTAAAACCGGATCGATCTCATGTAGAAGCAAtactgaaaataaaacaacctACTAATAAAAAGGAGTTGTTGAGGATATTGGGTATGATAAATTTTCTGTCAAAGTTCATTCCCAATGTATCTCAACTAACAAGCTGTCTTAGAGAATTAATAAAGAAGGACGTTGATTGGCAATGGGGACCAGAACACTCTGAGGCATTGGACAAAATCAAACATAAAATCGTGGAGGCACCtactttaaaattatttgataataaGTTGCCAATAGTAATACAAGCAGATGCTTCACAACATGGGCTAGGTGCATGCTTGCTGCAATGCGGACGGCCTGTATTGTTTGCATCCCGAAGCTTAACAGATACGGAGCATAGATATCCGCAGATTGAAAAAGAGTGCTTAGCTGTTTGTTTCGCggtagaaaaatttcatcaatttgtCTATGGCCATCAAGTCAAGGTGTACACCGATCATAAACCATTAGTTtcaataataaagaaaaacataCATAAGGTAACTCCTAGATTGCAGAGGTTGATGCTTAAGCTAACAAAATACACAATAGATCTGGAATACCTACCGGGAAAACAGATGCTGATAGCAGACCTGCTGTCAAGATCGCATCTGAACAAAGTTGAGACCGAAGTCGCAAACAACGCTGATAATGAAATTGTACACTCCTTAAATACCTATGTAGCAATGAGTCAGTCGAGGGTTGAGGAGTTTCAAAAAGCTACCGCTAatgatacaaaattaaaacaaataattaattactctCTAAATGGCTGGCCACAGGCTAAGTGTAAGTCAGCAGACACTCATTATTGGTTGctaagaaatgaaataacatATCACAAGGGAATCCTGTTCctaaatgataataaaatattggtTCCTGAGTTACTACAGTCAGAGATGATAAGATTAGCACATAAGCCCCACTTTGGGattgaaaaaacaaaaaaaaggcTAAAACAGCTGTTTTATTGGCCTAAGCTAACTCAGGATGTGATAAATCACATATCTGGTTGTAGAGTATGTGAAAAGTACGggagaaataatataaaagaaccGCTAATACCACATAAGATTCCGTCGTTACCGTTTGAAAAGGTTGCAGTAGACTATTTTGAGTATGCAGGTAAAAACTATATCGCGATAATCGATTACTATTCTAAATGgcttgaaataataaaaactaaaGGTAAAACAAGTAAAGAAACAAGTGAAGCACTAAAGCGCATATTTAGTGTACAAGGCATACCCAAAACAGTGGTCTGTGACAACATGCCGTTTAATAGCTTTGAGTTTCAAAAATTCGCCAAACAATGGGGCTGTGATATAATAACGTCTAGTCCGTTATACCCAAAGTCAAATGGTCTAGCAGAGAAAGCAGTAGGCATAGCGAAGTCGATATTAAGGAAAGTTAATGAAGAAGGAGAGGATGTACATAATGCACTACTAGAGTATAGAAACATGCCACTAGCGGGGCTAAAGGTTTCGCCGGCGGAATTGCTAATGTCACGAAAGCTACGCACTAAACTGCCGATTGCAACAAATCTACTTAAACCTAAAGTACAAAAAGTAACAATAGCACTGCGTAATAAACAACAATCACAAAAAATGTACTATGATCGCGGTGCAAGGAAGcgtattaaatttaaactaGATGATAAGGTAGTAGTGAGAGATAAAAAGGAGTG TGTCATTCACATGGACAACGAATATGACAGCGAAGAACAGCCCCTGTCAAGCAGTGACAACGTTACCGTCAGACCGTTTGGAGTGAATGAGGGGAGAGCGCTAGTAACTACCAAAAGTGGTAGAGTCGTGAGAAAGCCCTCCAGACTAGGCATAGCATAG